ACAACTATGACACTGATCAGTATATTGATGATGAAGAGGGTACTGTGGGCTATTACAATGCTGGCCACTACTCCTGGGTCCCCGACACTGACAACGAAATCGCTAATCCATATCTTGGTTCTGGAAATGACTACGAGCCTGAAGCTGAAGGCTGTCCATATTTTTCTTCAAGTTTCGCTCCTCCACCAGTTCTTGAAAATGAGGCAGGCATTCTCGAAGATTGTTTTGAGGATGAACCGCAGAGAACTGACATCACATCCAGCCAAGATTCTGGGTCCGAAAACCTTGAACAACTTGGGGGATATGATCAAGTGTTTGTGGACGAACTCGGAGATCAATACGTTTACGAGGAATCACACATGCTTGGTAACGATGGGCAGTACACAGTAGACAACGGTGCACTTTCGAGTGATCTGACGCCGTGGGAATGGGATGTGAGTACCGTCGTTGTCTATTAGAAGCTCCATCGGCTCATGAACCATGCTGACAAAATACGCATGTACGTACTAGGGGGGACAAAGAGATGACGTCGACGTCGATTCCTGGAATCAGACACAGATCAGCTTATGGGCCGTACGTACGTGAAAAATGTCTCGTTTCTTCAAGATGTGAAGGCAGATACAAGTATGAATTTGAAGTGATTTCCCAAGGAACCACGTCAACTATATGGGTAAAATTGTGCAGCAAAGCTCCTACGACTTGAAAtcagactagactagttctagaactaaacCTAGATGCTGGCTATTGGCCTGATACTTACACGAGGGTTCATCTTTCGACTTACGTCTACAAACACCTACTTGTTGAAACTAGACTAGAGCTAGAATCCGAACAGGATGCATTTTGTCACATTGGCGAATGTTTATGATAATAGTTTTGGCCTCTCATTTAACCACACAGAGGAATAAGACCCAGTCTAGCGATAGCAGTCAAATAGTCAAGTATCCATGTGAATCTGTATTGCGTCTTGCTTCACGCGTCACATATCTAAACCCATTACAAAACACAACTCAGCCGGTCGATGCCGGCGTCGACGCAGCGTAGGCTTTTCCCAAAACACACAAGACATatgaaacaaaacaaactttGATAAGATGCGATGAAAACTGGTAATTCGGCTGTGCTTTAGTGGACAAATTGGCGATGAGCCAGAAGAGTCAAGCCAACCACGCATATATGCAAGAAGTAGACCCACCAAATATCCTTCCTAGTCGCTGGGAAGGCCGCTGCCCGCCATTGATGCTGCTATTCGACTGTGGCCGCCTGAGTATAAATTTGTTCGTCGTGGGCGGCGAGGCGAGCCTTCATAATTCCACAGCGGGTCGACGAGGAGTCCCATAATTACCTCGTCACGGAAATAACCCACGACGGAAGGAGCAGCAAGACACTCCAACTCGTTCGGTTTGTCGCATCACCCCATGCCGTTGCCATTGCCAGCGCCAATCACTCCGACTCCCCCGACCTGTTATAACAGCCTTTCGAATCCTCCCCAACCACCTGAACAAAGCCAGTTTCTCAAACATCTTAACTCAGTTCCCCCTTCCACAAATCACTCATCCTCTTTGCGCCAAGCTTTGTTTATCTTGCCGCTGGCGGCTTGGCGCCGGGCTTCCCTGCCGCGGGCTTCTTGgtgtccttcttcttcttttgctcgGGCTTCATGGTGGCGTAGTGGATGTACCAGATCAATGTGATCTGCAGGATGATTGCGACGAGCACGACGAGCAGGATGGTGAAGAGGATGGGCTGGTCGTTGAGGACGGCAACGGCCTCCGGAGTCGCGCCGATCGAGCGGAACCAGTCGAACTGGCCCGGTGCGGGCGTGGCTGAGGGCGCAGGGCTGGCCATCCTGTTTCTGTGGGTTTTGAAGTGTCGTCGAAAGGTTTGACTATTGCTGAGTTCTCACTGAGAGATGCGGCGGGTCGTATTTTGTTTCGATGATTTCTCGATTGGTCTTGTCGGCGACGTATGTAGATGCTTCAAGAAAGAAGTACTAATAATAGAgggagagagaagaaaagaagtgaAATGATCGGATTAACAAACGGGGCTACTACTGCCTATGCGCTGCAGGGCAGGAGAATTGTACAACACGGACGCGacgaaagaaaaataaagacAAAAGTTCCGGATATGCAAAATGGATAGGCACACAGCTGGACAAGAAGAATGCAACGGTGAAAGGAGGGATGCAAAAGGGAAATTGGGAAGAAATTCAATCGATTGGGCGAGGTGTGATGCGGCGTGGGAAAACGGGCGTCGTCCAACCAGAGCCAGTGAGGCCATCAGCGGGTCGACTTCTGGGAAGGGCCTGTTTCAGCGTAACGGCTTTTGAGACGGGCCCCTGACGATGGGCGAAGTGGTGTGGTGGGAGCGAACCTCCCGTTTCCGTTTCATCTTCGGCTGATGCCGCCTGCTTGGGGTGGTTGAACATCTCCTTCCTGAACGATCACGTGCATTCGCTGATTGAAGGCATGTGCAGCTCGCTATGGCTATTTCGGGGTATTGTTGCGTGGATCACGGATAATCAATATTCTAGGCGTCGTCTATTACAAGCAGGCCTGGTATTATACTACTAGTATACATGCACCTCATGGGTTTCCCACCTTCAACCACAATATTTCGGCGACCGCTGAGATCAAGCTTAATTTGCTTTGGAGGGCATCTCAGGGACGGAGTACCTGCACGCCATGCCTTTTGTAGTCTACTCCGTATAGTTGGGTGGGGCGTTACCCACGATAGCAACCTCGATACTATTGGTGAATTCACGCGTAGAATAGTGGGTCGGATACAGCAGCAGGGGTTGACGGGAAGCTCTCCAAATTTTTTGATGGGAGCTTAGACACATCGTGTATTCTCCGAAAGACTGTTTCTTGCAAGCAAAAGCGAGCGATGGCGAGGTAAACTGCAGTCCCATCGAGGAGCAGGCTTCAAAGAACAACTATCCAAGACAAGCGGCAGCACCTTTCCCAGGGCCAATCGTAACATCCGACCACAACAGTAATGAGCGCGGCACGTCCTGCGGCGAGGAGCCTGCTCTCGCGGCGATGCCTCGGCGGTGCGCCTAACGCCGCCGTGCCCTCAAGTGTACTTGCTGCGACGCAAGTACAACAGCCTCcgacatgccgacgacaatTTCACGCATCAGCCCCGGTAGAGGTCAGGAGGAGGCCGCGCTTCTCCAACGTCCACGCCAAGGCCATGGGTTTGGTGACGGAGGAGGACGTCTCCAAGGTGACGAATGAGACCTTCCCCGAGCTCACAAAAGAAGAGCTGGCCGCTATGGAAAAGATCTACACCCCGGAGCAGCTGGAGGCCTTGAAGGCTGGTGAGAAGGCCGTTGATCCCCGGGACTTGACCGTTCAGGGCCGAGTGCGAATCGACCCTTACCGGCTTGGCTACCTATCCGACTTGTCCAAAATCGATCCCGTCGTTGACAAGCGTGTCAAGAAGGAAGCACCGCCCAACACCAGGGCGCGGTTTATGACAGGGCCCGAGTTCGTGCTGGACTTTTACAGCTGGATGAAATCCTTCCTGCCAAAGAACATCAACCTGGAAAAGGACCTCAAGAACATGTCGGAGGATGAGTTGAACGAGCTGCTGGACAAGTACACCCCGAGCCACACGGATTTGTTCAACTTCATGGTCAACCGCTCTTCCATGACGGACGGCGGCCAGCTCTCCAACACTGCAGTTGCCCCGGCACTGATGAGCAAGGTGCCCGGTGTCGCAGGCTTGTATAAACGCCAGGTTGACCCTGCAGACGAAGGTCTGGACGACGAGGGCAAATACCAGCACGCCAAGAAGCAAACGGGACTGTCGGTTCAGGATATATTAGGTCTCAGGCACAAGATTCTTGTCCAGCGTTTCGTCACCAACCAGACCCGTCTGGGTAAGGTGCAGAGCTGGCACATCATGACCATCGTCGGCAACGGCAATGGCCGGATTGGATTGGGTGAGGCCAAGTCGGTCGACGGGCAAATTGCCATGCACAAGGCGAGGCTCATGGCTATCAAGAACATGGTGCCCATCCGGAGATACGAGGACCGTACCATCTACGGCAAAGTCAAGGTCAAGATAGCAGGTACCGTCGTCGAGATGGCTGCCCGCCCACCAGGTGAGTTTTCCCACGCCTATAGCTTAGGTGTATATGTGCCCCTTGAAGACTTAATGACTAACCTGAAATCTTTTTCATCTCTCTAGGATTTGGTCTGCGTATCTCCCACAGGTTATTCGAAATTTGCCGTTTGGCCGGTATCAAGGACCTCTCTGCAAGCATTCCTCGATCGAGAAACCCCATGAACACCGTCAAGGCTGCTATGAAGGCGCTCCAAAGCCAGCCTGACCCCGAGGCGATCGCCATCGGCAGGGGCAAGAAGCTGGTTGATGTGAGGAAGGTTTACTACGGCGGTCATGTGATCTAAAGATTTTGTTTCTATCACACCATCTCCATGTACATAAAACTTCCTGTACTTCCTGTGTTATTCTTGTAACATCTCTCTCCTGCTCTGTAATCCTACGCATATAGTTTGAAGACCCTTTTAGACGGATAGTCCGAGGTTGGACTCGATGGCCGTTGTGTCATACGTGAATCAGCACGCGTCTCCATCAACCGACCCATGTTGCCCTTGAGCAAGCTCGTGGCCCAGCCCAGATTCGCACTCCTCGACTCAACAACACCCGCTCTTGCTCATGGCATGCTTTTGAAGCGCCGGTCTTCGCTGGCAAGACCGGTATCACCACCCTGCCATAAAGTGAAGGCCATGATAGCTTGACCTATGCCAGACAAGGCACCAGGTCAGCCGCGAGGCCTGCAATAGACTTGGGGTCCCCGTCTTTGGGAGCGATGCCACAAATTCAGCCGTAAACCCGACTATCGACAGCTCGGAGATGGCTTGTGTCCCCCTCCATTTGGAGAATAAAACGGCCAGTGACTTCTTTCCCCCTCTCTGTTCCGGATCAGTGGTGCCCCTTCCGCGCTGGTTTTCCTTACTTTCATCGCCCACCATCGCTGCTCTCATCGTCATCATACTCTCCAGCGGCGCCGCCGGCACCGCCCTGGTCGCCCCACTCCATCTCCTGCTGCAGCACTATGCTGTAGACGCTCGCCTTGAGTAGAGTGAAGACGAGGCTGGTCTTGCGCTCTAGGTCGCGCAGGCCGTCGAGGATCTCGATCGGCGGTGCGCTGGCTAGGTGGTCGAGCGTGGAGGCAAGCTATTGCCATTGCCAAGTTTTATTGTCAGTAATCTAATCTggcttgttttgtttttgttttttgtttactttttattttttcttgctATGCAGCCTTTGAAAAACAATATATTCCTGAAAGGAACGCGCGGGGGAGCAACACGCACCGTCTTCATGTTCTCGGCCAGACGTTCGTACTCATCCAGTATCTCCTGCTCAAGAGGTGATACCTCTGATGGTGGGAGAAGTGGATTTGTGTTTTGTTGATCCATGTTTGTATCAACTTGTTTGGTGATCCGATTGAAGTTGTCGTGATGTTGAGATTGAGGTGGAAGCTGGCTGGAGCTGCAGTCGTCGCGATCGACGTGTACAGGGCGATCGGTGCGGGGTGTGAACATGGTTGAGATGGCTACGGAACCCTAACCCGACGCTTTAATTCCAACGACATCTGATGAGGACGACCCACGCAACCAACAGGTCCTTATCTTTCAAAAATATCACGACTGTTTATTTCTTGCGAGGTCCTCAAAACGGATAATAACTAGCAGAAAGCTGATTATTTCTTTCACTGCCTATTTTTGGTGTTTATAGTTCAAGTCTGTATTGATATCAACATGGCTATGAGAGATTTCATCATGGTCGCGCCGGCCAAATCTTCCGTCTATAAGCCTCGTTTGCTTGCGTCGATCATGGAAAATGTCACGACCGTCACTTTACAAGCTTGCAATGGATTCTGGGCATATCTAGTACCCTCCAAGCTACTCGATGGCTGCTGGAGTCGAGTCCTCCTGACCATCCATTATTACAGTGTGCGGAAACTGGATGGCCTCCGACAGGTTACACGACAGGCAAGGCTGCATTCCTATTGCTGTATTCTCCATTGATGTGTTGTCTGCCTCGTTATCACAGGAAAAACGTCTCACCATTCGCTGGCACCCGGAAGCACACGCCCTCCGAGATCCTTTGACATAGGTCGGCAATCGAGAAGATCCAGGTTGTCTGGGGTGTGTTCGCTCCCTCCACCTGGGGAGTGTAAGCTCGCGGCTAGAAACGCGTTTTGTCAAACGCCTGGGGACTTGGAGAGCAGCCTCCCCCATCTCTTTTTCTAGCACAAACGAGCTcaggcttttcttttcccttttcttttccaaggACGAATTTGGGCATGGAAACAATCCCCGGCAAGGTTTTCTACCCATCTTAATTTAACGACAACTTCCCTCTTCCCCAAACAAGAATTCAAATCTTCTCATTGGATTTATGTTCAGAATTAGATATTTCCTACCGCAATCTCCATTTCCAACTTACCTCTCACTCTCGGTGGACATCAGACTGTGATTCCTATCAAAGCCTCTCAACACCACACAAATCCGCCACCTGAATTATTCAATATCGCCTCTCTCCTATACAGTCTACATCTATCATCACCTCCCAGGGAAAAAGACAAGCCAAAGAACGACACCATGGCCCCGGGTCGAAACCGCGGACGTGGACGTGGCCGCGGCCGTGGATGGTCATTGCCCATACGAAATGGCGATGCTCGCCCACGAAGAGACGAGGTTTACTCTCAGAACAACACAGGCAGGCCACAACAGACTGAAGAGCAAATTCAGGCCCGGTCAGCTTTCATGCAGTGGAAGACTCTGCTTTCAAATGACCCACCCCGTGATAAGCTGGGTGCTCACCGAAAACTTACCCACTTCTGGACAAGTGCCCTGCGAATCCTGGACGGCAACGTCCACGAATGGCACCAGTGGTTAGCCAAAGACTTGGTCAGTGACGAGATGAACGGCTTGAAGTATGTGCGAGCAACTATCAACTTTCAGGCAGAAAACGAAACAGCACAGTTGGATGTTGTCCGGTCATTCCTCGAGGTTATCACTCATCAAAAGCTTCTGGACTGCCTTTCGATCGAGGCACATGTAGGCACCATCTATAGCTTCATTTGTGGCTCAGATGGCACCAGAGCAGTTGATTTCATCACCAGGAACTGTCAAGAACTTCTCATACTGGCAACCAAAGAGACCAATGAGAAAGTACGAGATCACGGCAAGCAAGTTTTGCGTCTTATCATTGAAGCCGTGAAGGAGCTTTTGGACAGAGAGATGAAAGCTCGTCTCAACGACAACCTTGGCCAGATATTTGATCTTTTGGATCAAGTTTCCGTCAAGCTTAACCCTGACGATCCAGGTGGAGAATCTTCAGTTGTCACTTCTGTAAGAAGATATGCTGGCCGCTGCGCAAGATTGGCCAAAGGTCTAGCTGAGGCCCAGCCGTCCACCATACCGAGTCGATCCTCTGAGGCTCAGTCCACGTTTCCTCTACAGGTCTCCCGGGCTGGCGGACGGCACGACAACGATCACGAGGATATCACCAAGATTCGGCTGCTTCCCACCACTGCTGAGATAATGAGTAACGATGCTGAATATCTACCTTCCACGAACTGGACTGCACCACACTTCTTCGATGATCCTGTTCTGCGACATTTGGACACTCACTTTCGTCTGTTGCGTCACGATACATTTGGACCAATCAACAAGCTACTTCACGGTTTCATGCTCAGCAAATGTTCCCTCTCCTGGCTCCGGAAGCAAGAGACTCGTGCTCATGCTTATTCTGGGGCTCACTTAAGTCACATTTCTGCTCATAAGCGGGGTCTTGGAATCACTTTATCATTTCTGCAACCGCCAGACACTCGCAAGTTATCATTGGTAGAGCAGCGAACATGGTGGGAGAGCTCACCGCGTCTAGATGACGGTGTCCTTGTGGCATTTGTTGTCTCTAATGACAGCGAGACTTCTGTTCTGTTCTTCACCGTCGCACCAGGACTCCAAGATACCCAAGGGAGTAACAGCAAGACCGACGGGAAAGCGGCCGGTGGAAAGCTAGGAAGCAAGAGCCGTGTGCGAGTTCCCGATAAAGGCTTCCCAAAAGTCGAGGTGAAACTCGTGGAGAGAACGGAACAAGAGACAAAGCTCTTATTGAGGCTTTACGATGAGGGTGCCGAGGGGTTTCTCATCGAGTTTCCCTCGATCATCCCGGCCACATTTGCCCCCATCCTGAGGAATCTTCAAACAATGATTGGAAGGTGTAATCTCGCATTCTCTCGCTGGGTTTTACCAGCAGGGCAAGAAAAGCAGCAGGACTTGAGCACAGTCATTCCACCACCTGAATATGCTCGGACAAGCGGCTTCAAGTTTCAACTGGACACCATCGCCACAGACAGAGAACCTCTCGAACTTGACCCCTCCAGCAGCCTGGTTGACCACGAGGAGCTTTTGAGAGTACTGGAGTCCCGGACTGGACTTGACAGGGGCCAATGCGAGGGACTTTCAGGCGCACTTACCCGTGAGTATGCACTCATACAAGGGCCTCCGGGTACAGGGAAGTCATATGTTGGTGTTCAGTTGACGCGTGTACTCCTGGCGTGCAAGTCCAAAGCATCTCTAGGCCCAATCATGGTTAGTTAAGAGACCCCCTAGGTCTGACATATGTGCTATATGGACATGAGAGCTGACGAGTTCGGGCAAAATAGGTGATATGCTACACCAACCATGCCCTAGATCAATTTCTAGAGCATCTAATGAAGGTTGGTATTGACAAGATCATTCGAATCGGTGGTCGGAATCGCGTGCCGGTCCTCGAGGGCAAAAACCTGCGGATCGTGAGCAGGGAAGGGGGGCAGAAAAGCAAGCTGGAGCAAATGGTTGTTGGGAGAGCACACGGCAACTTGGAGACGTACGCGCATGGTCTCGGAAGCTCTCTAAAGCATTTGCACCTACGACGCAAGTCTAGAAATTGCCCTAACGGGGACTCCCTACGGCATTTTCTAAAAGTTCAGTATCGCTCTATTCATAATCAGCTCTTCAACGCAGATGAGGAAGGATTCACTACTGTCGGTTCTGACCCTTTGGCTATCTGGCTCCGTCGAGGTCTAGCACAAAAGAACCTTGATCCTGTTCCTTCCGATACTTCTGGCGACATCGACCAGCTCATCCAGAGAGCCGAAATCAACATCAGCTCGCTCACTGTTACTGAACGTCAGGCCCTGATTGGAGCTTTCCAAAGAGAGGCTCTGGACTACTATAGTGCTCAGATTAGCACAAATCTGGGCCAGATCGAAAGAGAGCAACAAAATATCAAGAATGCGCACCAGGATATTGATCTAAGAGTCCTACGACAGGCCGAAATCATTGGCGTCACCACCACAGGCCTGGCCCGAGATATCGAAATGCTGCGCTTGGTAGGTTCCAAGGTGGTGATTTGCGAAGAAGCTGCGGAGGTGCTCGAGGCTCATCTGCTTTCCGCCATGATGCCACGAGTGCAGCACCTGATCCAGATTGGTGACCACCAGCAGCTCAGACCACAGATTACGGACTATGACCTAAGCTTGGAATCGTCAAGGGGCCTTCCATTCCAGCTCAACCGCAGTCAATTTGAGAGGCGTGCAGTCGGCGAGCCAGGCATGGCGCCTCTACCTTTGGCCAAGCTCAATATACAGCGGCGAGCCCGTCCAGAGATTTCGAAGCTTTACCGAATTCCGCTGTACCCGGATCTCAAAGACCACGAGAACGTCATGAACCATCCCAATGTGGTCGGCATGCGCAGGAATCTATTTTGGCTAGAGCATGACCATCAAGAAGACAAGGCAGCCGGCCAGAACCGGTCGACTTCTAAGACAAATAAGTGGGAGGTCGACATGGTTGTGCCCTTGGTCCGGCATCTGGTGCGTCAGGGTAAATACTCTCAATCAGATATTGCCGTGCTTACGCCCTATGCCGGCCAACTGCGGAGTTTACGAAAAGCCCTGGATAGTGAGTTTGACATTTTCGTCAGTGATCGGGATGAGGAAGCTCTTGCTGCAGACTCTCATGGGAAGTCCGACTCGGAGGAGACGACACGCCAAACAGAATGGGACAAGATGTTCGTTAAAAAGTCTCTGGCCGAAACCCTCCGCCTCGCGACCGTCGACAACTTCCAGGGAGAAGAGGCCAAGATTATCATCATTTCGTTGGTGCGGGGCAATCCGGAAAACAAGGTCGGTTTCCTGCGAACGTCGAACCGTGTCAACGTTCTCCTCAGCCGGGCAATGGATGGTATGTACATCATTGGAAACAGCAACACCTACCTTGGCTCAGGCGTACAGATGTGGAGGGATGTGTACCAGCTCCTCGAAGACGAAGGAAATGTCGGCCAAACTATCAGTCTCTGCTGTGAGCGTCACAGGGAAACGCCCATCGAGTGTGCCACGCCGGAAGATTTCCATGTCAAGAGCCCAGAGGGTGGCTGCGATCTTAGGTGTGGCAAGCGACTCGAACGATGCGGACACCGCTGTAGGGCGAAATGCCACTCGGACAGTATGCATCAAGTATGGAACTGCCCTCAGGCATGCGTACGAACTCGCCCGACCTGTAGCCATCCTTGTCCCAAGCTCTGCGGTCAAAGTTGCGGGCCTTGCTTGGTAAAACTAAATGGTATCAGGCTGCCATGCGGCCATATTATGGACAAGATACCTTGCCATATTCAACAGGATTTGCAGGCGCTGAAGTGCAAGACTTTTGTGGAAAAGACGGTGCCTGGCTGCAAGCACAAGATTAAAGTCGAATGTTCCACGAACGTGGAATCAGGCGCCTTCCACTGCCCAGTCCCATGCGAAGAGCTTCTCGCGTGCGGTCACGGCTGTACTGGGAACTGTGGCAGTTGCACGATCAAAGACTACCAGAACGAGGAAGCTCTGGCCAAGAGGCATGCTGTTTGCTCCGCTATTTGCCAGCGGCCGTCCTCAACATGCAATCATCAATGCAAGCGAAAGTGTCACGGCGGCGATGATTGCGGACCATGCCGTAATGTCTGCGAAGTAAGAACCCCACTGCCTCTTGAATATTGATATGACGATATCGAGTATCATGTGTATATCAGAGACGTCTTAAACTAACGCTGAACATTAGGTCCGCTGTCCGCACTCGGCGTGTGGACGTAAATGCAGTGAGCCATGCACTCCATGCATCGAGCCCTGTGTCTGGCACTGCGAGCACCAAGGTACATGCCCCATGCCATGCGCAGCGCCCTGCGAAAGACTTCCATGCAACGAGCGCTGTACCAAGACCCTCAAGTGCGGCCATCGCTGCCCAAGTGTCTGTGGTGAAGACTGTCGTGAGCTTTGTTGCCACGAATGTCGGGATAAGGAGAACTCTGTCGTCGATTACATTGAGTTTAAGACGTACGCTGAAATCGACGTTGACGCGACCCCGGTAGTGGTCCTCTCCTGCGGTCACGTCTTTACAGCAGAGTCCCTGGATGGTCATGTCGGTATGCATGATGTCTACGTTGTCAACCGAAAGGGTGAGTATACGGGAGTGAAGGGCATTTCCTCGGATCTTGCGAAGCCTGTACCGGGCTGCCCGGAGTGCCGTCGGCCCATCCTCCAGTTTTCGACCAAGCGGTACAATCGCGTCATCAACCGCGCCGTGATGGATGAGACTACCAAGAGACTGTTGGCCAAGGGTCGCACCGAGATCCAAGCCCTCGAGACTGAGTTCTGTAGGATTCAGGAATACCTTCAAAAGTCACGGGATAGAGTTGCGGTCAAAATTATGATACCCGAGGAGCTCTCGAGAATTCTCCAGAGTCGCTACGACCAGGCATTTAAGCTCATCAATCGAGCCAAGGCCCTTCAAGAGAATACCGGGACTCAGAACCAACCAGCAAAGAAGCTGGGTGATGCCATAAACCAGAGAAGGCGCCTTCAAGGCGCGATCGATCCAATAGATGACCGCCCCAGCGCTCAGCACATTTTTACTGTAGAGAAGGAAATCTTTTACAGCGCGGCAATCATACTGTACCAAATGCAAGACGTCAAGCTGCGGGACACGGTAAGCATCAGAAGCCGCGTCCGCGACGTTGccaagccgcagcagcagcaggcggaAGCCCCCATCACCAATGCGACCATCAACGCCCTCCAGACCTGCGCCAGGCTCATCGGCGAGAGCACGGCCGACAAGTTCCCCCGCGCGAGCGTCCAGCTGACGCTGTGCTACGCCAACATGACCAAGGCGCTCGAGGCGCACGCGGGCGGGGGCGACAAGGTTGCTGAGCTCGCCGACAAGGCGCGTGCCCTGCTCGAGGCAGCCCGCCGGCTGTGCCGGGAGCTGCGCTTCGAGGGCGCCCAGCAGCTCGGGGCCACGGTCGAGGACACCCTCCGGCTGTTTGAGGACAGGTACGAGGCCGTcacggccgaggagctggacGACATCAAGTCGGCCATGGTGAGCGGCCCCGGCGGCATCGCCACGCACTCTGGGCACTGGTACAAGTGTGAGAATGGCCACCCTGTAAGTCTTGCATGAGATCCTCCCACACAAATACTTAGCCCCATCAtcctccttttttctttggtggCAGTTGCTGACTACGAGGGTGATCGTTGCGTTTCTATCTAGTTTGCGATAGGCGAGTGTGGAATGCCCATGGAGCTAGCTCGCTGCCCGGAATGCGGAGCCAACATCGGTGGTCAGAATCACAATGCTGTTGCCGGTGTCGAGCGGGCCAGTGAGATGGAGTAGGATGACGAGTATGAGGCTTCAGACCTATCCCAGCCTACTTTAGTATTGTATTTCCGTTTTCTGCAGCTTACTGTAGccgtcccccccccccccccccccctttttttttcctttttttttttcttttttttgctcaacAGGGGTATCTTTCTTCCGCGGCACAAAATCttcgagagagagagagagcgaGTGGTTGAATCTTATCGTGCGTTGTGCGTCGTCTAGACTTGCACCTATCCTTATCTGTTGCTTTTATCCTCGGTTTGTTTATTCGCTTGTCTCCATTTCATTTGTTTCCTCTTCCTTGACTGCAACAATGGTACTTGACAGTCGTTCGCGTACCTGTAGCAACGGTGTCGTAACCTTTGATCGACAAGAAACATGAAATCTTTTGTAATTAGCTTACAAGAGAGATTCTCACAACTCGCAATCATAGCCCAAGATTACATGCATATGCGAGTAAATCGTACAACATAGGTACATCTATTCCTCATTGGATCGTTACTCGGCAAAGTCTCGTCCCAATCACGACCAAACCTGATGAAGGAGTGGCTTGGGGTATCGAAAAATGTTTCACCATGGAAGAACGCCGACCAAATACAAAGCACT
The Pyricularia oryzae 70-15 chromosome 1, whole genome shotgun sequence DNA segment above includes these coding regions:
- a CDS encoding 37S ribosomal protein S5 gives rise to the protein MSAARPAARSLLSRRCLGGAPNAAVPSSVLAATQVQQPPTCRRQFHASAPVEVRRRPRFSNVHAKAMGLVTEEDVSKVTNETFPELTKEELAAMEKIYTPEQLEALKAGEKAVDPRDLTVQGRVRIDPYRLGYLSDLSKIDPVVDKRVKKEAPPNTRARFMTGPEFVLDFYSWMKSFLPKNINLEKDLKNMSEDELNELLDKYTPSHTDLFNFMVNRSSMTDGGQLSNTAVAPALMSKVPGVAGLYKRQVDPADEGLDDEGKYQHAKKQTGLSVQDILGLRHKILVQRFVTNQTRLGKVQSWHIMTIVGNGNGRIGLGEAKSVDGQIAMHKARLMAIKNMVPIRRYEDRTIYGKVKVKIAGTVVEMAARPPGFGLRISHRLFEICRLAGIKDLSASIPRSRNPMNTVKAAMKALQSQPDPEAIAIGRGKKLVDVRKVYYGGHVI